The following is a genomic window from Deltaproteobacteria bacterium.
GGCGGCGCGTCGCGACGTCGGTGTCCGCACCGACGGTGAGCACGCGCGCGTTCTGCACGCTGATGCGCGATACCGGGCCACGGCCCATCGGATCGCGGATGGTGACGATCACGTCGACGTACGCGCCCGGGTAGACCAGGCCCGTGTAGCCCACGGAGTCGTCGACCTTGAGCGCGACCGCGCGCATGTTCGGGCGCACGAGCCGTGCGATCCCGGTGCCGGCCTTGGCGATCGACAACCGCGACGCGACCACCGGTTCGCCGGCGAGGATACCGACCGACGGGACCGGCCGCGGATCCGCCGCGAACACCGCCTCGATCGTCGAGTAGGCGCCCGGCGGCACCGACGCTTCGGGCCAGTTGACGACGGCGAGGTCGTCGGGGCCGAGCGGCCGGGCGGCGGGCAAATTGGTCTTCGCTACGACGACCGGCGCGACGCGCTCGCCGGTGTAGCCCTTGGCGGTGAGCAGGTTGCCGACGAAGAACGCGGCGAGCGCCGCGCATCCGAGGGCGACGGCGGCGAGCCCGAGCGCGCCGAACTTG
Proteins encoded in this region:
- the cpaB gene encoding Flp pilus assembly protein CpaB translates to MSAPSRTSSKVTAAKFGALGLAAVALGCAALAAFFVGNLLTAKGYTGERVAPVVVAKTNLPAARPLGPDDLAVVNWPEASVPPGAYSTIEAVFAADPRPVPSVGILAGEPVVASRLSIAKAGTGIARLVRPNMRAVALKVDDSVGYTGLVYPGAYVDVIVTIRDPMGRGPVSRISVQNARVLTVGADTDVATRRPPQKTSDRISNQPAHAGTYVTLEVTPEEAEILAIARNEGEVDLALRNGADNREVDTTGATAHEIAYGRDAEPEAQTAPAHAARTRRTTAKPRRARRRIQIVASDDPDQPAAKAPAKIETHYAN